CCGCTTCTCCTGCTCCCGCTCGATGGCCTCGAACAGCGCCTTGAAGTTGCCCTTGCCGAAGCCCATGGAGCCGTGCCGCTCGATCATCTCGAAGAAGACGGTGGGGCGGTCCTGGACCGGCTTGGTGAAGATCTGCAGCAGATAGCCGTCCTCGTCGCGGTCGACGAGGATCTTCAGCTCGCGCAGCGTCTCGACGGGGACGCGGGTCTCGCCGGCCCACTCGCCGAGGGTGTCGTAGTACGAGTCGGGGGTGTCGAGGAACTGCACGCCGGCCGCGCGCATGGCCCGTACGGACGCGACGATGTCGTTGGTGGCGAGGGCGATGTGCTGGACGCCGGGTCCGTTGTAGAACTCCAGGTATTCGTCGATCTGGGACTTCTTCTTGGCGATGGCCGGCTCGTTGAGCGGGAACTTCACCTTGCGGGTGCCGTCCGCGACGACCTTCGACATGAGCGCGGAGTACTCGGTGGCGATGTCGTCGCCCACGAACTCCTTCATGTTGGTGAAGGCCATGACGTTGTTGTAGAAGGCGACCCACTCGTCCATCTTGCCGAGTTCGACGTTGCCCACACAGTGGTCGATGGCCTGGAAGCGGCGCGGGCCGGGCTCCACGATGGGCTCGGCGGCGACGAAGCCGGGGAGGTAGGGGCCGGTGTAGCCGGCGCGCTCGACCAGGGTGTGGCGGGTCTGGCCGTAGGTGGCGATGGCCGCGACGACGACGGTGCCGTGCTCGTCGGTCAGCTCGTGCGGCTCCTCCAGGCCGGTGGCGCCGTGCTCCAGGGCGTAGGCGTAGGCGTGGCGGGCGTCCGGGACCTCGATGGCGAGGTCGACGACGCCGTCACCGTGCTCGGCGACGTGGTCGGCGAGGAAACGACCGTGGTCGGTGGTGGCCTTGATGACGGAGGTGAGGACGAAGCGGGCGCCGCCGGACTCCAGCACGTAGCTCGCCGTCTCGCGGCTGCCGTTCTCCGGGCCGGAGTAGGCGACGCGGCGCATGCCGAAGGCGGTGGAGTAGTAGTGGGCGGCCTGCTTGGCGTTGCCGACTGCGAAGACCACCGCGTCCATTCCCTTGACCGGGAACGGGTCGGCCTGCCGTGCGGTGTGAGGGGTGTGATCTGTGGTCTGAGTCATGGTCGCAGCGTCCCGCTGATCCACAAGGTGCGCAATAGTTTCTGTTTCCGCTGGGCATTCTGTACATAGTCCGGTCGGGGTTACCGGGCGTTCTGTACAGGATGACCACGAGAGGTGTTCCATGGCGATCGATCGTTTGGACGGCAGCCTGATCGAGCTGCTCGCCGAGGAGCCGCGCATCGGCGTTCTGGAGGCCTCGCGCCGCCTGGGCGTGGCGCGCGGCACCGTGCAGGCGCGGCTGGACAGATTGCAGTCCCAGGGGGTGATCCGGGGGTTCGGCCCCGATGTGGACCCGGCGGCGCTCGGCTATCCGGTGACGGCCTTCGCGACGCTGGAGATCAAGCAGGGCCAGGGCGCGGACGTGCGGACCCATCTGGCGACCGTCCCCGAGGTGCTGGAGCTGCACACCACCACCGGGCACGGGGACATGCTCTGCCGTCTGGTCGCCCGCTCGAACGCCGACCTCCAGCGGGTGATCGACCGGGTTGTGGGTTTTGATGGCATTGTGCGGGCCTCCACAGCGATCGTCATGGAGAACGCGGTGCCGTTGCGGATCATCCCGCTGGTCAAGCAGGCGTCGGAGGACTGAGGGAGCGGAGGAGTCTCGCAGGACCGAGGGCCCGGAGGACTCGAGGACGAAGGACCGGCTCGGCGACATTGCGGCGAGGAGGAGCGGGTGAGCTTCTGGGAGTACGTCGGCAACCGTCACGCCCAGTTGCTGGCGGACACGTACCAGCACGCCAGCGCGGTGTTCCAGTGCATGGTCGTCGCCACCCTGCTCGGCGTGGCGATCGGCGTGGCCACCTACCGCAGCGAGTGGGCCGGCAATCTCGCCGTCACCTCGACCGCGACGATCCTGACCATCCCCTCCCTGGCGCTGATCGGTCTGCTCATCCCGATCACGGGCCTCGGGGTGGCTCCCACGGTCACGGCGCTGACGCTCTACGGGCTGCTGCCGATCGTCCGCAACGCGATCGTCGGTCTGCGCGGGGTGGACGCCTCGCTGGTGGACGCGGCGACCGGCATCGGCATGTCCCGGCCCGCCCGGCTGTTCCGGGTGGAGCTGCCGCTCGCCTGGCCGCCGATCCTCACCGGCATCCGGGTCTCCACGCAGATGCTGATGGGCATCGCCGCGATCGCCGCCTACGCCTCGGGGCCCGGCCTCGGCAATGAGATCTTCCGGGGCATCTCGTCGCTGGGCAGCGCCAACGCGCTCAACCAGGTGCTCGCCGGGACGCTCGGCATCATCGTCCTGGCGCTGCTCTTCGACGCCGCGTACGTCCTGATCGGCCGGCTGACCATCCCGAGGGGGATCCGTGCCTGAGTCGCCCGCCGCACCACTACCGGCCGGGGCGGGGCAGTCCCCCGCCGGCCGGAAGCCGTCCGGGGCCACCATCCAGCTGGAGAACCTCACCAAGCGCTATCCGGGCAGCGCCACCCCCGCCGTGGACTGCGTGAACATGGAGATCAAGGCGGGTGAGCTGGTGGTCTTCGTGGGCCCGTCCGGCTGCGGCAAGACCACCACGATGAAGATGATCAACCGGCTGATCGAGCCGACGTCGGGCCGGATCCGGATCGACGACGAGGACGTCACCGACATGGACCCGGTGAAGCTCCGCCGCAAGATCGGCTACGCGATCCAGTCCTCCGGGCTGTTCCCCCATATGACCGTCGCGCAGAACATCGCGCTCGTGCCGAGGATGACGGGCTGGTCGAAGGCGCGGATCAGCGCCCGGGTGGAGGAGATGCTGGACCTGGTGGGCCTGGACGCGGGCGAGTTCCAGGGCCGCTACCCCCGGCAGCTCTCCGGCGGCCAGCAGCAGCGCGTCGGGGTCGCCCGCGCGCTGGCCGCCGATCCGCCCGTCCTCCTGATGGACGAACCGTTCGGGGCGGTCGACCCGATCACCCGCGACCACCTCCAGGACGAGCTGATCCGGCTCCAGCACGAGCTGCACAAGACGATCGTCTTCGTCACCCACGACTTCGACGAGGCCATCAAGCTCGGCGACCGCATCGCGGTGCTGCGCGAACGCTCGCACATCGCCCAGTTCGACACCCCCGAGGCGATCCTCACCAACCCGGCCGACGACTTCGTCTCCGGCTTCGTCGGCGCCGGCGCGGCGCTCAAACGGCTCAACCTCACCCGCGTACGGGACGTACCGGTGGTGGACTTCCCGACCGCCACCATCGACGACCCGCTCCAGTCGATATTCGACAAGCTCCGCTCCGGCACGACCAACGAACTGCTGCTGCTGGACCGCCACCACCGCCCGTACAAATGGCTGCGGCGCGGCGACCTGATGCGCGCCAAGGGCTCCCTGGCCCGGGCGGGCACGCTCGTGCACGACACGGTCACCCGGGACGCGACGTTGCGCGACGCGTTGGAGGCGGTGCTGACGGACAACACCGGGCGGGTGGCGGTGACCGGGCGGCGCGGGGTGTACGAGGGCGTGGTGGACATGGAGACGCTCATGAACTCCGTCCAGCAACTGCTGGAGGAGGACCGGCTCGACGCCGTGGAGCACCAGCACGAACTGGAGGAGCGGCGCGCCCAGCAGACCCGGCAGGAGCAGGAGGGCACGACCGGCGGGCAGGGGGAACGGGCATGAGGCGGGCCCCGGCACACCCGGCACACCCGCGGGTGGCGCCGTGACGCGCGGGGACGGGCCGCCGCCGGAGGGCGAGCGGCACGCGGGCGAGCACGAGGTCCAGGGCATCGCCTTCCGCGACCTCGAGGAGAGCGGCGGCGCCGGACCGCGACCGCACGGGCCGTCGGGCACCGGCCTCGACGGCCCCGGCCGCGACGGGCAGTCCCCGCCCGCCCCGGCCACGGCTCCCCCACGCCGCCGCATCACGTGGCAGAAGCTGACCTTCCTGCCCGCCACTTTGACCCTGGTGCTGCTCGCCACCTGGCTCTGGTTCCGCGGCGCCGACCTCGACTCCATCGCCCGCAACTCCATCGACAACGGCAATGTGTGGCTGCGGCTGCGCCAGCACATCTATCTCACCGTCGTCTCCACCTTCTTCGTGCTGATCATCGCCATCCCGCTGGGCATCCTGCTGACCCGCCGCAGGCTGCGGCCCGCGGCGCCCGTGGTGATGGGCGTGGCCAACATCGGCCAGGCCACGCCCGCGATCGGCCTGCTGGCGCTGCTGGTGATCTGGCTGGGCATCGGCACCCGGGCCGCGCTGATCGGGATCATCGCGTACGCGGTGCTGCCCGTGCTCGCCAACACCGTCGCGGGTCTGAAGGCCATCGACCCGACGCTGGTGGAGGCCGCGCGCGGCATCGGCATGTCCCCGGTCGGGGTGCTGCGCAGGGTCGAACTGCCGCTGGCCGTGCCGCTGATCCTCGCGGGGGTGCGCACCGCGCTCGTCCTGAACGTGGGCACGGCGACCCTCGCGTACTTCGGCGGGGGCGGCGGGCTCGGCGATCTGATCGCCTCCGGCATCACCAATCAGCGGATGTCGGTGCTGGTGCTGGGGTCGTTGCTGACGGTGGCGCTGGCGCTGCTGGTGGACTGGCTGGCGTCCCTGGCGGAGCTCCTGCTGCGGCCGCGCGGACTGGAGGGCGGCAGGTGACGGCGGGGCGGGCGGCGCGCAGGGGCGGCGCGGCGCGCACGGTCTGGGCGGCGGCCCTCGCGGGCGCGCTGCTGGGCCCCTTCGTGCTCGGCGGCTGCGGGCTGACGAGCGGCTCGCCGATGGTCGACGACGTGGCGCCCGGATCGGTCGGCCAGGGGCTGCCGCTCAAGGGCGCGGATCTGACCGTGACCTCGAAGAACTTCAGCGAGAACATCATCCTCGGCCAGATCATGGGCCTCGCCTTCAAGGCGGCGGGCGCGAGCGTCCTGGACCGCACCAACATCCAGGGGTCGATCGGTGCCCGCGAGGCGGTCAAGACCGGTGGCGCGGACGGGATGTACGAGTACACCGGCACCGCCTGGATCACCTACCTCGGCCACGACAGGCCGATCACGGACCCGAGGGAGCAGTGGCGGGCGGTGCAGAAGGCGGACGCACGCAACGGCATCGTCTGGCTCGCGCCCGCCGCGCTCAACAACACCTACGCGCTGGCGCTGAACCGGGCGAACGAGAAGAAGTACGGGACGAAGACGCTCTCCGACGTCGCCGCGCTGTCGAAGTCGGACCCGTCGGCCGTGTCGCTGTGCGTGGAGAGCGAGTTCGCGGCCCGCAACGACGGGCTGCCGGGCATGGCGAAGACCTACGGCATGAACGTCCCGGCCTCCCGCATCCAGAAGATGGACGGCGGCATCATCTACACCCAGGTCTCGGGCGGCGGCTCGTGCACGTTCGGCGAGGTGTTCACCACCGACGGCCGCATCAAGGCCATGAACCTCGCGGTGATGCAGGACGACAAGCACTTCTTCCCCAACTACAACGCCGCCCCGGAGATCAACGGCAAGGCGATGCGGAAGTACCCGGCGATCAGGGACGTGCTCGATCCGATCACGGCGAAGCTGACGAACGACGTGGCGCGGGAGCTGAACGCGAAGGTCGACGTGGACGGGGAGGACCCGCACGAGGTGGCCAAGGACTGGCTGGTCAAGGAGGGGTTCATCAGGAAGGGGTGACGCGGGTGACGCCCGGACGGCGCGGGAGGCCGTTGGGCGGTCGGCTGCTGTCGGCTGCGGTCAGCAGCTGGGGACCTTCTGCCCGGCCGCCAGGGCACGCAGCGAGGCCACCGCGTCCTTCAGCTCGCTCACCGGGATCAGCTGCAGTCCGCTCGGGACCTGGCCGTCGGCGTCCGAGCACTCGCCCTTCGGGACGAGGAAGACGGTCGCCCCGTCCCGCTTGGCGGCCTGCGTCTTCAGCGCCACACCGCCGACCGCACCCACCGTGCCGTCGGGCTCGATGGTGCCGGTGCCCGCGACCGTCCGGCCGCCGGTGAGATCGCCGCCGCGCCCGTCGCCCTCCAGCTTGTCGACGATGCCGAGCGCGAAGAACAGCCCGGCGCTCGGCCCGCCGATGCGGGCGAGGCTGAGGTCGACCTTCACGTCCTTCGGGGACCGCTTGAGATAGCGCAGCGCGGCCCGGGCGGCGTTGTCCTGCGACTTCGCCATCTCGGCGAAGTTGTGCTTCTCGGCGTCCTCGTCCGACTTGCCCGGCGGGTAGACGGAGTCGCGCGGCATGACGGCACGGTCGGAGCGGAACCAGCTGTCGAGGACGTCACTCAGGCTCGCCTTCACCTGCGGGCCGGTGGCCACGATGGTGGTCATGCGCAGCTGCCCGCTGGTCCGACGGCTCTCGGCACCACTGATGCTGATCACGGGCTTGCGGTCCTCGGAACCGAGGACGTTCACGGTCGAGCCGGGTTGCGCGATCGCGAACGGCAACGGCACGAACGCCGCGACAGCGAGCAGGGCGACGACGAGCGTCGCGCAGACCGCGAGGGTACGGGCACGCGACCGAGCGAGGAGAGACACAGCTGGCATGCTGCGAATCTAGTTCACTCGTGATCGCGACGTGCGCGGCGGTGTCCTCAATCGCCGGACGTGGCTGAGCTCAGCCGAGACCAGCCCGTCCGGCGTTTGAGGACGCGCCCGCAGGGCGCCCGCCGCCGCAGGCGGCCAGACGGCCCGGCGGACGCCGACCGCCGGGGAACCCGAATCCCGAACAGCCCAGCGGCAGCGTCACCGCAAGGCGTCCGCGACCTCCTTCGCCGCTTCCATCACCCGGGGGCCCACCCGGGCGGGTACGGAGTCGGCGAGCATGACGACGCCCACGCTGCCCTCGATGCCGGTCACTCCGAGCAGCGGCGCGGCCGCCCCGCTCGCGCCGGCTTCCAGTTCGCCGTGGGTGAGCATGTAGCCGGGGCTGTCGACCTCGCCCCGGCGGGCGGCGAGTATCGCCCGGCCGGCCGCGCCCCGGTCCAGCGGATGCCGGAACCCGGCGCGGTAGGCCACGTGGTAGTCCGTCCACGTCGGTTCGACGACGGCGACCGCGAGCGCCTCGGTGCCGTCGACGAGCGTGAGGTGGGCGGTGGCGCCTATGTCCTCGGCCAGGGAGCGCAGGGCGGGCAGGGCCGCCTCCCGGACGAGCGGGTGCACCTGGCGGCCGAGCCGCAGCACACCGAGCCCGACTCTGGCCCGGCCGCCTATGTCCCGGCGGACCAGCGCGTGCATCTCCAACGTGGCGAGCAGACGGTAGACCACCGTGCGGTTGACGCCGAGCTTGATGGACAGCTCGGTGACCGTCAGGCCGTGGTCGGTATCGGCGAGCAGTTTGAGGACGCGCAGTCCCCGGTCGAGTGTCTGTGAGGTCTCCGCGGTCACGAGGCCCTCCTCCGATGAGTGGCGGGCTCTCGTCCCGGTGGGGGTTTCGCGCCACCGGTCCCGTCCGGCAGCGCGCGACAAGAGGCCGCCGGCCGCTTGGTCGCATGGCACCGGCTGCGCTCCGCGGCGGCGCTGCCACGGGGCGTGTGCGTGACCGGCACGGTAGCGAGCCGGTCCGCTCAGCGGAAGAGTCTGCCCACAATCCGGTCAGCGTGCGGCTGATTCACGGATATCGAGCAGGGGTTCCCAGCATGCGGACACATGGACGACGTCGCCGGACGGGCAGATCCAGCCCGTCCGGCGATGAAAAACGCGTCACGTCCTACTTCATGCGGGTGGCCCACTCGCGGACCTTGTTGATCCGCTCGTTCAGCTGCCCCGCCGTGGCCTCCGCGCTCGGCGGCCCGCCGCACACCCGGCGCAGCTCGGTGTGGATCACCCCGTGCGGCTTGCCGCTCTGGTGCACATACGCCCCGACCAGGGTGTTGAGCTGCTTGCGCAGCTCCAGCATCTCCTTGTGGGTGACCACCGGCCGCCGCTCGGCGGGGAGTTCGAGCAGGTCGGCCTCCGCGTCGGGCCGCTTGCGGCTGTGCGCGATCTGCCGGGCCTGCCGCTTCTGGAGCAGCATCTGCACCTGGTCCGGCTCCAGCAGGCCCGGGATGCCGAGGTAGTCCTGCTCCTCGGGGCTGCCCGCGTGCGCCTGCATGCCGAACTCGGCACCGTCGTAGAGCACCCGGTCGAAGACCGCGTCGGACTCCAGCGCCTCGAAGGAGAGCTGGTCGTCCTCGCCGGTGTCCTCGTCCTGCTGGCGCTCGGCCTCGGCGAGGAGCTTGTCCTCCTCGGCGTAGGGGTCCTCCTCGCCGTCCTTCTTCGGCTTGTCGAGGACGTGGTCGCGCTCGACCTCCATCTCGTTGGCGAAGGTCAGCAGGGTGGGGATGGTGGGCACGAAGACGGACGCGGTCTCGCCACGGCGGCGGGAGCGCACGAAGCGCCCGACGGCCTGGGCGAAGAACAGCGGCGTGGAGATCGTCGTCGCGTAGACGCCGACGGCCAGGCGGGGCACGTCCACGCCCTCGGACACCATGCGGACGGCGACCATCCAGCGGGCGTCGGAGGCCGCGAAGTCGTCGATGCGCTGGGAGGCGCCGGTGTCGTCGGAGAGGACCACCGTGGCCGCCTCGCCGGTGATCTCCCGGATCAGCTTGGCGTAGGCGCGGGCGGAGTCCTGGTCGGCGGCGATGACGAGGGCACCGGCGTCCGGGATGCCCTTGCGGACCTCGGTCAGCCGCTGGTCGGCGGCGCGCAGCACGTTCGGCATCCAGTCGCCGCGCGGGTCCAGGGCGGTGCGCCAGGCCTGCGAGACGGCGTCCTTGGTCATGGGCTCGCCGAGCCGGGCCTCCAGCTCGTCGCCCGCCTTGGTGCGCCAGCGCATGTTGCCGCTGTACGAGAGGAAGATGACCGGCCGCACGACACCATCGGCGAGCGCGTTGCCGTAGCCGTAGGTGTAGTCGGCGGACGAGCGGCGGATGCCGTCGTTGCCCTCCTCGTACGTGACGAAGGGGATGGGGTTGGTGTCGGAGCGGAAGGGCGTGCCGGTCAGGCACAGCCGGCGGGTGGCCGGCTCGAACGCCTCCAGGCACGCCTCGCCCCAGGACCGGGAGTCGCCGGCGTGGTGGATCTCGTCGAGGATGACGAGCGTCTTGCGCTGCTCGCAGCGGTTGCGGTGGAGCATGGGCCGCACACCGACACCGGCGTAGGTGACGGCGACGCCGTGGTACTCGCGGCCGAGGGGGCCGGCGCTGTACTCCGGGTCGAGCTTGATGCCTATCCGGGCGGCGGCCTCGGCCCACTGCTTCTTCAGGTGCTCGGTGGGCGCGACCACGGTCACCTGCTGGACGACGTGGTGGTGCAGCAGCCAGGAGGCGAGAGTGAGGGCGAAGGTCGTCTTGCCCGCGCCCGGGGTGGCGACGGCGAGGAAGTCGCGCGGCTGTTCCTGTACGTACTTCCCCATCGCGCCCTCCTGCCAGGCGCGCAGCTTGTTGGCGGTACCCCAAGGGGCCCTGCCGGGGAAGGCGGGCGAAAGGTGGTGATTGGCGGTGGTGGTAGTCACGGTCTCCGTCGGCTGGGTCGGCGATCGGCAACCGCGTCAGCCTACCCGCGTCCGCGGCACCGCCACGTCCCGCTGTGTCCTCGATCGCCGGACGGGCTGAATTTTCAGCCCGTCCGGCGATCGATGACCGGGGGCCCGGGGCGGAGCCCCCCCCGACCTACCCCCGCGGCTTCAGCCGCGCACCCACTCCCGCCCCCACACACGCACACACCGCCCCCAACACGAACACGGCCACGAACGCACCAGCCGGCGCCGCCACACCCTCATGCGCCGTCACCGACCCGCCCCCGAACGAGACGAACAGCACACCCGCCACCCCGACCAGCGCGACACTGCCGAGCGCGTCCGACACCTGGAGCGAGGCGGAGTTCGCCCCTTCCTCCCCGGGCCGCGACAGCTTGAGCAGCAGCACCGCACCACCGGAGATCGTGAGCCCCATCCCGTAGCCCCCGATCACCCAGGAGACGGCGACCATCCACACCGGCACCCCGTCGATCAGCACGGTCGGCAGCAGCGCGACGGCCAGCGCCAGCAGCGCCATGCCGAGGCTCATCAGCCGCTCGCGGTGCGGCTCGGCGCGGCCGCGGCTCTGGGTGAAGGAGGCGAGCGCCCAGCTCAGCCCGCCGCCGGTGAGCGAGAGCCCGGCCATCGTCGCGGACAGCCCGCGTTCGGTCACCAGCATCAGCGGGACGAAGGTCTCGGCGGCGAGGAAGGAGCCCTGCGCGATGCCGCGCAGCAGCACGACCGACGGCAGCCCGCGCGCGGCGCGGAAGGTGCCCGGGGGCAGCAGGCGCAGGACGCACGGGACGAGGAGGGCGAGCCCGGCCGCGGCGGGCAGCAGGGACCAGGCCTTGAGGTCCTGGCCCGCGTACTGAAGCAGTCCCGCGCCGACGGCCACGGCGAGGGCGAGGGCGACGCGGCTGCGGCCGGGGGCCGCTTCGCGGGCGGCGGCGGGGAGGGCGCGCAGCGCCGGGAGCATCACGGCGAGGGGCAGCAGGATCAGCACCGGGATGGCCAGGAACACCCAGCGCCAGCCGAGCTGCTCGGTGACCGTGCCCGCGACCAGGGGCCCCACGATCACCGGCACGACCCAGGCCGCCGAGAACGACGCCATGACGGCCGGCCGCAGCCGCTCCGGGTAGGCCCGGCCGACCACCACGTACAGCGCGACGATCACCAGCCCGGCGCCGATGCCCTGCACCCCGCGCCCGGCCACGAACATCCACATCCGCCCGGCCGAGCCCGCGATCACCAGGCCCGTGCCGAAGGCGGCGATGCCGGTGAAGAGGGGCACCAGCGGCCCGGTGCGGTCGCACCACTCCCCCGACAGGGTCATCGCGAAGAGGCTCGCCGTGAAGAAGGCGGAGAAGGCGAAGGCGTAGAGCTCGATCCCGTCGAGCGCCTCGGCCGCGACGGGCATGGCGGTGTTGACCGCGCTCGCCTCGAAGGCGATGAGTGAGACGACGGACACGATGCCGAGGGTGAGCGCCCGGTAGCGCCGCCCGAGGACGCCACCGCTGTCGTGGTCGTGGTCGTGGTCGGTGTCGGGTGGGGATATGGCGGGGACGTCGGCACCCACGGCCGGGGTATCGGAGGCGGTCATGAGCGTCAGCGTAGGAGCGGGAAAGCCGGTCGACACCTGTCGTGCGACGGGAGTCGACTCGGCAATCCGACGTAGGCCGAAGGGCCTGTGGAGCTGCGGGAGGCGTAGGAGGCTCGGGACGCGGAGGGTATGCGCGTCACGTCGTGAGCAGCACGCCCACGTACGACGCTCCGGCGACGACGACCCACGAGGACAGCCCGAGCGCCGCGACCCGGCCCCCGGTACGGACGAGCGAGGGCAGGTGCACCGCGCTGCCGAGCCCGAACAGGGCGGCGGCGAGCAGCAGCTCCTGCGCGTGCTGGGCCACGTCGAGCACCCCGCCGGGCACCAGGCCGGTGCTGCGGACGGCGACCATGGCGAGGAAGCCGAGGACGAAGAGGGGAACGAGCGCGGGCCGCTTGCCGGTCGAGGCACCGGCCGGGGTGGCGCGGCGGGCCCGTACGGACATGGCGACGGCGGCGACGAGCGGCGCGAGCATGGCCACCCGCATGAGCTTGACGAGGACGGCGTCGGTCAGGGCGTCCGGACCGGCGGTCTGGGCGGTGGCCACGACCTGTCCGACGTCGTGCACGCCCGCGCCGACCCAGCGTCCGAACTGCGCGTCGTCGAGTCCGAGCGGGTGGTGCAGCAGCGGCAGCACGGCGATGGCGAGCGTGCCGCAGAGCGTCACGAGGGCCACGGATGTCGCGACGTCCTCCTCGTCGCTGCCCGTCACCTCGCTGACCGCGCCGATCGCGGAGGCG
The window above is part of the Streptomyces syringium genome. Proteins encoded here:
- the hppD gene encoding 4-hydroxyphenylpyruvate dioxygenase, translated to MTQTTDHTPHTARQADPFPVKGMDAVVFAVGNAKQAAHYYSTAFGMRRVAYSGPENGSRETASYVLESGGARFVLTSVIKATTDHGRFLADHVAEHGDGVVDLAIEVPDARHAYAYALEHGATGLEEPHELTDEHGTVVVAAIATYGQTRHTLVERAGYTGPYLPGFVAAEPIVEPGPRRFQAIDHCVGNVELGKMDEWVAFYNNVMAFTNMKEFVGDDIATEYSALMSKVVADGTRKVKFPLNEPAIAKKKSQIDEYLEFYNGPGVQHIALATNDIVASVRAMRAAGVQFLDTPDSYYDTLGEWAGETRVPVETLRELKILVDRDEDGYLLQIFTKPVQDRPTVFFEMIERHGSMGFGKGNFKALFEAIEREQEKRGNL
- a CDS encoding MFS transporter, coding for MTASDTPAVGADVPAISPPDTDHDHDHDSGGVLGRRYRALTLGIVSVVSLIAFEASAVNTAMPVAAEALDGIELYAFAFSAFFTASLFAMTLSGEWCDRTGPLVPLFTGIAAFGTGLVIAGSAGRMWMFVAGRGVQGIGAGLVIVALYVVVGRAYPERLRPAVMASFSAAWVVPVIVGPLVAGTVTEQLGWRWVFLAIPVLILLPLAVMLPALRALPAAAREAAPGRSRVALALAVAVGAGLLQYAGQDLKAWSLLPAAAGLALLVPCVLRLLPPGTFRAARGLPSVVLLRGIAQGSFLAAETFVPLMLVTERGLSATMAGLSLTGGGLSWALASFTQSRGRAEPHRERLMSLGMALLALAVALLPTVLIDGVPVWMVAVSWVIGGYGMGLTISGGAVLLLKLSRPGEEGANSASLQVSDALGSVALVGVAGVLFVSFGGGSVTAHEGVAAPAGAFVAVFVLGAVCACVGAGVGARLKPRG
- a CDS encoding glycine betaine ABC transporter substrate-binding protein — translated: MTAGRAARRGGAARTVWAAALAGALLGPFVLGGCGLTSGSPMVDDVAPGSVGQGLPLKGADLTVTSKNFSENIILGQIMGLAFKAAGASVLDRTNIQGSIGAREAVKTGGADGMYEYTGTAWITYLGHDRPITDPREQWRAVQKADARNGIVWLAPAALNNTYALALNRANEKKYGTKTLSDVAALSKSDPSAVSLCVESEFAARNDGLPGMAKTYGMNVPASRIQKMDGGIIYTQVSGGGSCTFGEVFTTDGRIKAMNLAVMQDDKHFFPNYNAAPEINGKAMRKYPAIRDVLDPITAKLTNDVARELNAKVDVDGEDPHEVAKDWLVKEGFIRKG
- a CDS encoding YlbL family protein, with protein sequence MPAVSLLARSRARTLAVCATLVVALLAVAAFVPLPFAIAQPGSTVNVLGSEDRKPVISISGAESRRTSGQLRMTTIVATGPQVKASLSDVLDSWFRSDRAVMPRDSVYPPGKSDEDAEKHNFAEMAKSQDNAARAALRYLKRSPKDVKVDLSLARIGGPSAGLFFALGIVDKLEGDGRGGDLTGGRTVAGTGTIEPDGTVGAVGGVALKTQAAKRDGATVFLVPKGECSDADGQVPSGLQLIPVSELKDAVASLRALAAGQKVPSC
- a CDS encoding ABC transporter ATP-binding protein, encoding MQLENLTKRYPGSATPAVDCVNMEIKAGELVVFVGPSGCGKTTTMKMINRLIEPTSGRIRIDDEDVTDMDPVKLRRKIGYAIQSSGLFPHMTVAQNIALVPRMTGWSKARISARVEEMLDLVGLDAGEFQGRYPRQLSGGQQQRVGVARALAADPPVLLMDEPFGAVDPITRDHLQDELIRLQHELHKTIVFVTHDFDEAIKLGDRIAVLRERSHIAQFDTPEAILTNPADDFVSGFVGAGAALKRLNLTRVRDVPVVDFPTATIDDPLQSIFDKLRSGTTNELLLLDRHHRPYKWLRRGDLMRAKGSLARAGTLVHDTVTRDATLRDALEAVLTDNTGRVAVTGRRGVYEGVVDMETLMNSVQQLLEEDRLDAVEHQHELEERRAQQTRQEQEGTTGGQGERA
- a CDS encoding DEAD/DEAH box helicase, coding for MTTTTANHHLSPAFPGRAPWGTANKLRAWQEGAMGKYVQEQPRDFLAVATPGAGKTTFALTLASWLLHHHVVQQVTVVAPTEHLKKQWAEAAARIGIKLDPEYSAGPLGREYHGVAVTYAGVGVRPMLHRNRCEQRKTLVILDEIHHAGDSRSWGEACLEAFEPATRRLCLTGTPFRSDTNPIPFVTYEEGNDGIRRSSADYTYGYGNALADGVVRPVIFLSYSGNMRWRTKAGDELEARLGEPMTKDAVSQAWRTALDPRGDWMPNVLRAADQRLTEVRKGIPDAGALVIAADQDSARAYAKLIREITGEAATVVLSDDTGASQRIDDFAASDARWMVAVRMVSEGVDVPRLAVGVYATTISTPLFFAQAVGRFVRSRRRGETASVFVPTIPTLLTFANEMEVERDHVLDKPKKDGEEDPYAEEDKLLAEAERQQDEDTGEDDQLSFEALESDAVFDRVLYDGAEFGMQAHAGSPEEQDYLGIPGLLEPDQVQMLLQKRQARQIAHSRKRPDAEADLLELPAERRPVVTHKEMLELRKQLNTLVGAYVHQSGKPHGVIHTELRRVCGGPPSAEATAGQLNERINKVREWATRMK
- a CDS encoding ABC transporter permease, with the protein product MTRGDGPPPEGERHAGEHEVQGIAFRDLEESGGAGPRPHGPSGTGLDGPGRDGQSPPAPATAPPRRRITWQKLTFLPATLTLVLLATWLWFRGADLDSIARNSIDNGNVWLRLRQHIYLTVVSTFFVLIIAIPLGILLTRRRLRPAAPVVMGVANIGQATPAIGLLALLVIWLGIGTRAALIGIIAYAVLPVLANTVAGLKAIDPTLVEAARGIGMSPVGVLRRVELPLAVPLILAGVRTALVLNVGTATLAYFGGGGGLGDLIASGITNQRMSVLVLGSLLTVALALLVDWLASLAELLLRPRGLEGGR
- a CDS encoding ABC transporter permease; its protein translation is MSFWEYVGNRHAQLLADTYQHASAVFQCMVVATLLGVAIGVATYRSEWAGNLAVTSTATILTIPSLALIGLLIPITGLGVAPTVTALTLYGLLPIVRNAIVGLRGVDASLVDAATGIGMSRPARLFRVELPLAWPPILTGIRVSTQMLMGIAAIAAYASGPGLGNEIFRGISSLGSANALNQVLAGTLGIIVLALLFDAAYVLIGRLTIPRGIRA
- a CDS encoding IclR family transcriptional regulator, whose amino-acid sequence is MTAETSQTLDRGLRVLKLLADTDHGLTVTELSIKLGVNRTVVYRLLATLEMHALVRRDIGGRARVGLGVLRLGRQVHPLVREAALPALRSLAEDIGATAHLTLVDGTEALAVAVVEPTWTDYHVAYRAGFRHPLDRGAAGRAILAARRGEVDSPGYMLTHGELEAGASGAAAPLLGVTGIEGSVGVVMLADSVPARVGPRVMEAAKEVADALR
- a CDS encoding Lrp/AsnC family transcriptional regulator, giving the protein MAIDRLDGSLIELLAEEPRIGVLEASRRLGVARGTVQARLDRLQSQGVIRGFGPDVDPAALGYPVTAFATLEIKQGQGADVRTHLATVPEVLELHTTTGHGDMLCRLVARSNADLQRVIDRVVGFDGIVRASTAIVMENAVPLRIIPLVKQASED